In the genome of Candidatus Woesearchaeota archaeon, the window CGATACTAGTTATCAACTGCCTATGCGTATGACCAAACGATCTCCAGCCTATGATTTCTTTAGCCCACTAGATGTAGTGATAAAGCCAAACGAGAAAGTGAAAATACCTACGGGCGTGAAAGCATTTTTTCAATTCGGCGAAGGACTTTTTATTATTACTCGAAGCTCCCTGGGAACAAAATACCAAATAACGCTAGCAAATAACATCGCACTTGTTGATCCAGATTATTATAATAATTCAGATAATGAAGGAGAAATATTTGTATTTCTTGCGAATGAAGGAAAAGAAGATTTTGTTATTAAACAAGGCGATAGGTTTTGTCAAGCATTCTTTTTACCAGTACTTCTTGCAGACGATGATAATGTGTTTGAAGCAGGGCGAGAAGGTGGTTTAGGTTCTACTGGAAAATAGATTCTTATTGAAGCAGTAGCTTTTTAAACGAAGTCTGATTTGCTCTTACTTATGACAACGCCAGTCTATGAACCAGATGATGACAGCTATCTTCTTCGAGATATTTTGGAAAAGCAACTCCAAGATAAAGAGGCTCGAGGCGAAGCTCTTGTTCGTATGAAATTTCTTGATATGGGTTGCGGTAATGGATTCTTAGGTTTTACAGCACAGAAAAAGGGGATGGGTGTTACGTTTGTTGATATTAACCCAGAAGCAATAGCAGAAGTTACTAAAATTTTAAACAGTGAAGATGTCCAAGCAGATATAGTTTTATCTGATTTGTTTGAAAAGGCACCTTGTGGGCCATATGATGTTATTGCATTTAACACACCTTATTTGCCAGCTGACAAAGAACTCTTCGATCCAGCACTTCACGGTGGACAAGAAGGTAACGAGACGGCAATACGATTCATTTCTCAAGCAAAACAGTTCTTGGCTGAAAACGGTATCATTCTTCTTTTAACAAGCGACCTTGCCCCAACTGAAAAAATTCGAGCAGCAGCAAAGGAAGTTGGTTTTAGTTGCGAGCAAATAGGTGAGCAAAAATTATTTTTTGAAAAACTTTTGGTGTATAAACTACAATGAATAAAAACAAATTATTTGATTCTTCTTTATCATCGGATAATGATTCAATACATACACTTATGATTGTTCCAGCAGATGTGACTGAATTGCAAGTTCTTGCACAAGGAAAACGAGGCATAGTCTTTAAGGGTGTATATAAAGGACAAGATGTCGCAGTTAAAATTCCTCGACCAAGCAGCGAAGCGCCAAACACAATGGGACTTGAAGCAACTTATCTTAAAAAAGTTAACAAACTACGTCTTGGACCAAAACTATTTGTCGCTGACAATGATTATGTTGTTATGGAATTTATTCATGGAAAACGAATCGGAGATTTTCTTGCAGATATTAGTACGAGTCCAGAAACAATCCTTATTGTACTTAACAAAATTCTTACGCAATTATTTACCTTAGATAAAGCAGGAATTAATAAATATGAACTTACTAATCCTTACAAACACATTATTGTTCAAAACAATAATGAGCCCGTACTCATTGATTTTGAGCGAGCGCGTCATGCAGCAAAACCAAAAAATATCAATCAATTCGTGCAATACTTACAAAGCACTATCATTCGACAACTTCTAACAGGAATAATTGATTATGAACGATTAGCACTACATCTGAAACGCTATCAAGAAACACAAGAACTCTTTGTCTTATCATCCAGCCAAAGAGAGAAAGATGACATAGGCAATAAAAATACAAAAGAGTAAAAGTAAAATTATCCCTTCTGTCTTTGAAATTTTTTTATCATTTGCCATAAAATAATAAGTAATTATTGTTGTGAGTAATAAACCAATAATTATTTCTATATGATCAAAAACGATTGTAGTTGGACCGCTTATTATGGTTGCGATAAGCAAAGGTAATCCTAAACCAAAAAGAATGTTAAAATTATTTGAGCCAAAGACATTTGAGATAGCATCATCAGGTAAACCTTTTTTTGCATTCACTATAGAAATCACTGCATCGGGAAATGAAGTTGCGCTTGCAACAATAGTAAATCCTATGATGAGTGGAGAAATACCTACTGCTTCTGCAAAACGAATTGCTTCTTGTGTTAAGAAAAACGATGCAAAACCAATAACAACAAGCGTTCCTAAGGCGATGAGTAATTCTTTTTTAAGATTAATTATTTCTTTTTTTG includes:
- a CDS encoding dUTP diphosphatase; the encoded protein is MKQRGFELVSRVVGDTSYQLPMRMTKRSPAYDFFSPLDVVIKPNEKVKIPTGVKAFFQFGEGLFIITRSSLGTKYQITLANNIALVDPDYYNNSDNEGEIFVFLANEGKEDFVIKQGDRFCQAFFLPVLLADDDNVFEAGREGGLGSTGK
- a CDS encoding methyltransferase, whose protein sequence is MTTPVYEPDDDSYLLRDILEKQLQDKEARGEALVRMKFLDMGCGNGFLGFTAQKKGMGVTFVDINPEAIAEVTKILNSEDVQADIVLSDLFEKAPCGPYDVIAFNTPYLPADKELFDPALHGGQEGNETAIRFISQAKQFLAENGIILLLTSDLAPTEKIRAAAKEVGFSCEQIGEQKLFFEKLLVYKLQ
- a CDS encoding sodium:calcium antiporter, which encodes MSMGHSLGIIILSAVAIFFAGKYFASASSRLGKYLRLPASVKAATFDAVSSSLPELLVALFSVIAFGKFEVGIGAITGSAFFNILVIPGICVLVSPVVFKLNKDVLSRDALFYFVTVILMLSILLATKNWGYAVAILLLGTYAIYIAIISKDTKKYQKKENPKKEIINLKKELLIALGTLVVIGFASFFLTQEAIRFAEAVGISPLIIGFTIVASATSFPDAVISIVNAKKGLPDDAISNVFGSNNFNILFGLGLPLLIATIISGPTTIVFDHIEIIIGLLLTTIITYYFMANDKKISKTEGIILLLLFCIFIAYVIFLSLAG